The Lepeophtheirus salmonis chromosome 1, UVic_Lsal_1.4, whole genome shotgun sequence genome has a segment encoding these proteins:
- the LOC121119121 gene encoding uncharacterized protein encodes MKSVQLFVALVSVALTGSVFGRSQPVAIPEKCVFLTNTINTNGGEYSYIDPLGSLVTISYEIGANGQYTETRKVVNDYASGHGGSGSASTDVNVVINQVIQEIEVQITTTIEQVLISTNVNAPNFRPNNLVEIILKKLRPIITTTVRRIISSSGLNLNINEVVENVIAQIQPSILQGVESAIKGNSDFNNGKNKPGKKPTGSLSGQGENSALLIDQIIAQLRPFIVQTVNQQTKIQCQNHGGSSSGFVSSTGSSFGSSRPSRPSSGSSRPSSGSARPSSSGSASSSGFESRPSSGSNRPSSGSSRPSSGSSRPSSGSSRPSSGSSRPSSGSSRPSSGSTRPSVPLSSSNRPSSGSSRPSSGSSRPSSGSSRPSSGSSRPSSGSSRPSSGSSRPSSGSSRPSSGSTRPSRPSSGSTRPSRPSYGSNRPSSGSSRPSSGSSRPSSGSSRPNIPSIGSTRPSRPSSGSSRPSSVPTGNINKLTDELVEIIVEMLKSDIQSAVLSEISAHSQNDENVLADAILTTLRPSIVKVITNTVNSNSKFAGFKSDIESLTTKILAKLRPIIIASIKSGLQKVREEQAKQAAVAEGQLIQAVVSQVEGKIEGEVNAELQGYSGSLANANKQSLVNAIINRIRPIILSALKNLQRSDSRFSSLSSSRFDALVEQIVSRLRPLILQFIENALNSVILEGKLIDAVVSQVEGQIEGEVNAELQGYSGSLANANKQSLVNAIIKRIRPIILSALKNLQRSDSRFSSLSSSRFDALVEQIVSRLRPLILQFIENALNSVVLEGKLIDAVVSQVEGQIEGEVNAELQGYSGSLANANKQSLVNAIINRIRPIILSALKNLQRSDSRFSSLSSSRFDKLVEQIVSRLRPLILQFIENALNSIVLEGKLIDAVVSQVEGQIEGEVSAELQGYSGSLANANKQSLVNAIITRIRPIILSALKNLQRSDSRFSSLSSSRFDELVEQIVSRLRPLILQFIENALNSVILEGKLIDAVVSQVEGQIEGEVNAELQGYSGSLANANKQSLVNAIIQRLKPIILSALKNLQRSDSRYSSISSSKFNSLSDQIVDRLRPIILQLIENAIQQFSFQESLIEELISLVLGQLDGEIQNFVTIELNGLSNLNNVNEQSIFRAVINKMTPLIRQTVQTVIRSQSSFSNLSGRIDFIVERIIEALQPIILDAIQFNLDVLREEAAAAAAAAAQKPAPPKQDKITSLFGISGENNVKVETPSFNYQYAIDFAKRR; translated from the exons atgaag TCAGTCCAATTATTTGTTGCTCTAGTGAGTGTTGCCTTAACCGGATCAGTATTCGGAAGGTCTCAG CCTGTTGCAATCCCagaaaagtgtgtttttttaacaaataccATAAATACGAATGGAGGAGAATACTCTTACATTGACCCTTTAGGATCCCTCGTTACCATTTCTTATGAAATTGGAGCCAATGGGCAATACACTGAAACACGTAAAGTAGTAAATGACTATGCCTCTGGTCATGGAGGATCCGGTTCTGCCTCCACTGATGTAAACGTTGTTATTAATCAAGTTATTCAAGAAATTGAAGTTCAAATTACAACCACCATTGAACAGGTCTTGATATCCACAAATGTCAATGCTCCTAACTTCCGTCCAAATaatcttgttgaaattattCTTAAGAAGCTTAGACCCATCATTACCACAACTGTTCGTAGAATCATCTCCAGCTCTGGATTGAATTTGAATATCAATGAAGTTGTTGAAAATGTTATTGCCCAAATCCAACCCTCTATCCTCCAGGGTGTTGAGTCTGCCATTAAAGGAAATTCTGATTTCAATAATGGAAAGAACAAGCCAGGAAAGAAACCAACCGGCAGTTTGTCTGGACAAGGAGAAAATTCTGCTTTATTAATTGATCAAATCATTGCTCAACTCAGACCATTCATCGTTCAAACAGTCAATCAACAAACCAAAATTCAATGCCAAAATCACGGAGGATCCTCAAGTGGTTTTGTTTCATCCACTGGAAGTTCTTTTGGATCCAGTCGACCCAGCAGACCTTCATCTGGCTCCAGCCGCCCATCCTCCGGATCAGCTAGACCAAGTTCAAGTGGTTCTGCTTCATCTTCTGGATTTGAATCTCGTCCATCTTCCGGCTCAAACAGGCCCTCATCTGGCTCCAGCCGTCCATCCTCTGGATCAAGCAGACCCTCATCTGGATCTAGCCGTCCATCCTCCGGATCAAGTAGACCCTCATCTGGCTCCAGCCGTCCATCCTCTGGATCAACTAGACCAAGCGTTCCCTTATCTAGTTCTAACCGTCCATCCTCAGGATCAAGCCGACCCTCATCTGGATCAAGCCGTCCATCCTCAGGATCAAGCAGACCCTCATCTGGATCAAGCCGTCCATCCTCAGGATCAAGTAGGCCCTCATCTGGCTCCAGCCGTCCATCCTCTGGATCAAGCAGACCCTCATCTGGATCAACTAGACCAAGCAGACCCTCATCTGGATCAACTAGACCAAGCAGACCCTCATATGGTTCCAACCGTCCATCATCTGGATCGAGCAGACCATCATCTGGATCCAGCCGTCCGTCTTCTGGATCAAGCAGACCTAATATACCATCTATTGGATCTACAAGGCCAAGCCGTCCTTCTTCTGGCTCTAGTCGTCCATCAAGTGTGCCCACAGGAAATATCAACAAGTTAACTGATGAATTGGTTGAAATTATTGTTGAAATGTTGAAGAGTGATATTCAATCTGCAGTTCTTTCTGAAATCAGCGCTCATTctcaaaatgatgaaaatgtTTTAGCAGATGCTATTTTAACAACTCTAAGACCATCAATCGTTAAAGTCATCACAAATACTGTCAACAGCAACTCTAAATTTGCAGGGTTCAAATCTGATATTGAATCTCTTACCACCAAAATCTTGGCCAAACTTAGACCTATTATTATTGCTTCTATCAAATCTGGATTACAAAAAGTGAGAGAAGAACAAGCTAAACAAGCAGCTGTAGCTGAGGGTCAACTTATTCAAGCTGTTGTTTCACAAGTGGAAGGAAAAATTGAAGGAGAAGTCAATGCTGAACTTCAGGGATACTCTGGATCTTTGGCCAATGCAAACAAACAATCTTTGGTCAATGCAATCATTAACCGGATTAGACCCATCATTCTCTCAGCTTTGAAGAATTTACAAAGGTCTGACTCTCGTTTCTCGTCCCTTTCCTCATCCCGATTCGATGCATTGGTTGAGCAAATTGTATCTCGTCTTCGGCCACTCATTCTTCAGTTTATTGAAAATGCATTGAATAGCGTAATTCTAGAAGGTAAACTTATTGATGCTGTTGTTTCACAAGTAGAAGGACAAATTGAAGGAGAAGTTAATGCTGAACTTCAGGGATACTCTGGATCTTTGGCCAATGCAAACAAACAATCTTTGGTCAATGCAATCATTAAACGAATTAGACCCATCATTCTCTCAGCTTTGAAGAATTTACAAAGGTCTGACTCTCGTTTCTCGTCCCTTTCCTCATCCCGATTCGATGCATTGGTTGAGCAAATTGTATCTCGTCTTCGGCCACTCATTCTTCAGTTTATTGAAAATGCATTGAATAGCGTAGTTCTAGAAGGAAAACTTATTGATGCTGTTGTTTCACAAGTAGAAGGACAAATTGAAGGAGAAGTCAATGCTGAACTTCAGGGATACTCTGGATCTTTGGCCAATGCAAACAAACAATCTTTGGTCAATGCAATCATTAACCGGATTAGACCCATCATTCTCTCAGCTTTGAAGAATTTACAAAGGTCTGACTCTCGTTTCTCGTCTCTTTCCTCATCCCGATTCGATAAATTGGTTGAGCAAATTGTATCTCGTCTTCGGCCACTCATTCTTCAGTTTATTGAAAATGCATTGAATAGCATAGTTCTAGAAGGAAAACTTATTGATGCTGTTGTTTCACAAGTAGAAGGACAAATTGAAGGAGAAGTTAGTGCTGAACTTCAGGGATACTCTGGATCTTTGGCCAATGCAAACAAACAATCTTTGGTCAATGCAATCATTACCCGGATTAGACCCATCATTCTTTCAGCTTTGAAGAATTTACAAAGGTCTGACTCTCGTTTCTCGTCCCTTTCCTCATCCCGATTCGATGAATTGGTTGAGCAAATTGTATCTCGTCTTCGGCCACTCATTCTTCAGTTTATTGAAAATGCATTGAATAGCGTAATTCTAGAAGGTAAACTTATTGATGCTGTTGTTTCACAAGTAGAAGGACAAATTGAAGGAGAAGTTAATGCTGAACTTCAGGGATACTCTGGATCTTTGGCCAATGCAAACAAACAATCTTTGGTCAATGCAATCATCCAACGACTTAAACCTATTATTCTTTCTGCATTAAAAAACTTGCAAAGATCTGATTCACGTTATTCCTCAATTTCCTCATCTAAATTTAACTCCCTTTCTGATCAAATTGTTGATCGTTTGAGACCCATCATCCttcaattaattgaaaatgctattcaacaattttctttcCAAGAATCTCTTATTGAAGAACTGATCTCTCTTGTTCTCGGACAATTGGATGgagaaattcaaaattttgttacTATTGAATTAAATGGTCTCAGCAACTTGAACAACGTAAATGAACAAAGCATTTTCAGAgcagttattaataaaatgactcCTCTCATTCGTCAAACTGTTCAAACAGTTATCCGGTCTCAATCTAGTTTTTCTAATCTCTCTGGTCGAATTGACTTCATCGTTGAAAGAATCATTGAGGCTCTCCAACCCATTATCCTTGATGCTATTCAATTCAACTTGGATGTACTTAGAGAGGAAGCTGCCGCTGCAGCTGCTGCTGCCGCACAAAAGCCAGCTCCACCCAAACAAGACAAAATCACCagtctttttggaatttctggTGAAAATAATGTTAAGGTTGAAACACCTTCATTCAACTATCAATACGCAATTGATTTTGctaaaagaagataa
- the LOC121119131 gene encoding uncharacterized protein isoform X2 — MRNTIYWTLALFFMGQYFQEGMADLNDQVDAEVPTENDMYQSRLWSLIGWDSKGKTPFPIKTTKKNIGSGFIFTKGPMSLFKGKTPKGFGLLTSRPSISGSPDWMGKLEGSNGASVKNVDLEVDLLKLFTKTGSWPSSQNGKPKGPNIMSGQLDTPLGKMSFGIHLGGKMPKPSLKLKYKFVGSSKGNKVVVGSNEVTGDFFMG, encoded by the exons ATGAGGAATACTATTTATTGGACATTAGCCTTGTTCTTCATGGGACAATACTTTCAAGa AGGAATGGCCGATCTCAATGATCAAG TGGATGCTGAAGTACCAACTGAAAACGACATGTATCAGTCCAGACTTTGGTCtt TGATTGGTTGGGATAGCAAAGGCAAGACACCATTTCCCA taaaaactaCCAAGAAGAATATTGGCTCAggatttattttcacaaaaggACCAA TGTCCTTATTCAAAGGCAAAACCCCGAAAG GTTTTGGACTTCTAACTAGCCGCCCTAGTATCTCTGGGTCTCCAGATTGGATGGGCAAACTCGAGGGAAGCAATGGAG CTTCGGTGAAGAATGTGGATTTAGAAGTAGAcctactcaaactttttacaaaaacggGTTCAT GGCCAAGTTCTCAGAACGGAAAGCCAA aGGGTCCAAATATCATGTCAGGACAGTTGGATACGCCATTAGGAAAAATGTCTTTCG gTATCCACTTGGGAGGGAAAATGCCAAAGCCTTCCTTGAAGTTGAAATATA AATTTGTTGGATCTTCGAAAGGGAACAAAGTCGTAGTAGGAAGTA acgAAGTAACGGGCGACTTTTTTATGGGATAA
- the LOC121119131 gene encoding uncharacterized protein isoform X1, which yields MRNTIYWTLALFFMGQYFQEGMADLNDQVDAEVPTENDMYQSRLWSLIGWDSKGKTPFPIKTTKKNIGSGFIFTKGPSKIGFTKYLQKTTKDGSNIKMSLFKGKTPKGFGLLTSRPSISGSPDWMGKLEGSNGASVKNVDLEVDLLKLFTKTGSWPSSQNGKPKGPNIMSGQLDTPLGKMSFGIHLGGKMPKPSLKLKYKFVGSSKGNKVVVGSNEVTGDFFMG from the exons ATGAGGAATACTATTTATTGGACATTAGCCTTGTTCTTCATGGGACAATACTTTCAAGa AGGAATGGCCGATCTCAATGATCAAG TGGATGCTGAAGTACCAACTGAAAACGACATGTATCAGTCCAGACTTTGGTCtt TGATTGGTTGGGATAGCAAAGGCAAGACACCATTTCCCA taaaaactaCCAAGAAGAATATTGGCTCAggatttattttcacaaaaggACCAAGTAAGATAGGCTTTACTAAATACCTacaaaaaactacaaaagatggcagtaatataaaaa TGTCCTTATTCAAAGGCAAAACCCCGAAAG GTTTTGGACTTCTAACTAGCCGCCCTAGTATCTCTGGGTCTCCAGATTGGATGGGCAAACTCGAGGGAAGCAATGGAG CTTCGGTGAAGAATGTGGATTTAGAAGTAGAcctactcaaactttttacaaaaacggGTTCAT GGCCAAGTTCTCAGAACGGAAAGCCAA aGGGTCCAAATATCATGTCAGGACAGTTGGATACGCCATTAGGAAAAATGTCTTTCG gTATCCACTTGGGAGGGAAAATGCCAAAGCCTTCCTTGAAGTTGAAATATA AATTTGTTGGATCTTCGAAAGGGAACAAAGTCGTAGTAGGAAGTA acgAAGTAACGGGCGACTTTTTTATGGGATAA
- the LOC121124328 gene encoding cuticle protein 7-like: MKFFLALCLLATTVLARPQGVDEDYFDPNPQYKFEYKVASDETQTYMTQQETRDGDFVTGQYTYVDANGALVTVTYEAGPEGYSESRDVQEGFIVINEPFSRK, from the exons ATGAAG ttcTTTCTCGCCCTTTGCCTCCTCGCCACCACAGTCCTAGCCAGACCCCAAGGAGTGGATGAGGATTACTTTGAT CCCAATCctcaatacaaatttgaatacaaagtcgcTAGTGATGAAACTCAAACCTACATGACGCAACAAGAGACCCGTGATGGTGACTTTGTAACAGGTCAATACACCTATGTTGATGCTAATGGTGCTCTTGTGACTGTGACCTATGAGGCTGGACCTGAGGGATACTCTGAGTCACGGGATGTTCAAGAAGGATTCATCGTCATCAACGAACCCTTCTCCAGAAAATAA